The sequence GATCAATACTGAAAATGGATAATAATTATTGTAGAATATATAATAGTAGCATACTACAAaaaatctctctttttttttttgaaaattaatacaaaaaaatCCCATTTTTAGTTATAagaagtaagaaaaaaaaattatgagtaaaaaattatatatcactgaAATATGTCCATAtacttaaaattattaattgatcATGTGATTAAAAATATGTAATCATGCTTTAATTAGAAACGTATAATTTGTTAACTAAATAGcgtcaaaaaataataatgctaaAAATCGTTAACTAAATCATGAATGTTTATAATGAAATGGAAACATTGTCGATGGAATAAGACCAAGCTAtaatatacatgcatatatccTAAAATGATGGAAGAACTGATcatgaatgttttttttttttttttttttttttttttatgaataagaatCATTGCTCACTTTTAAATTCACAATCACCAATTAcaaccaaataaatacaaaccaTTACATTACAAATCAACTCAACTTCTATTAAATCTATTCTTTACAAATTTTAGAGAACGTACCAATAATATCTGATATCATTAGTTTGCACATAATTTTTAGGCataactaatataaaataattctaatAAGTTGTATCTCTGTACAGTGTTTAATGTTTGGGTTCAAAGACCTTTACATGTgtacaaatatttgattaaaaAGTAGGTAGTTGTTGTTGGGAAGAGGCCAGGTTAACATAGTTAGTGTGTGAAGAACATGAGTAAGAGAAATTATCACTCCTTCTTGTGAGAATGTTGGTAACTTCCATGGTAAGTTAGGCTCGCAAGGGAATGGACCACTTTACGTTCATCCTTTACGCGCCTAGCTAGCTAACTTCCCTCGCCGCCTCGGCAATGTTCATATGTTTCCAATAATTATACAATGAGcaccacatatatataattattaaaaataatattgtactTAAAtaacttcaaaattaatttgttggCTAGAGAATactgttaatttatttttataaatcttaaAGCGCTTTAAACTAAAATGTGTTGAcatgaaattaaaattaaaagctAGAAGAAATAAACTTATTATATATAGCATACTGACTGAGAATTAATATAACAAGAGCATATATAGTATATTACAAACAAAAGAACTAAAAACACACATTATTCTATAAAGCCATTACATGATCAAATATTGAAAATAGTCTTAATTAAGCTTACAAATTATTCTATGAAGGGAAGTTGATAAGTGCTACATCCCCTGTCCCCTGCAAAATTCATACTCTTCATAAATAAGTTACCTCTTAAATATGATTAATAATACAAGTATCAATTAAGCTTGAATTGAAAGACATATTAGTATGTTATACCTTTTAGCTTCTGATTAGTTGAAGTATTTTCTCCTTATCAGTCTTGTCGTTACGTACATCCAATCTTCTACATCATTCAAGAACTTGAGAGATGCGTATCTCAAAGACTTGTTGAAGATCAAAGTGAAACAAATCCCCCAAAATCCAACCACAAATCCAACTCCTAAGCTGATGAAAAACCCTTTGGTGATGAGCTCATCTTCATTTTCTTTGTGTTCGTCACCAAGATGAAGGGGAGGAGCTGGTTGACATTTTTTAAGAAGTGGGGATCCACAGAGTTTAGGATTCCCAATATATGAGGTTTCATCTCGAGCTTGGAGTTGAGGGCTTGTTGGAATTTTTCCAGACAAATTATTCCATGATAAGTCTAATGTGCTGAGACGGTCCACTTTCGAAAGACTTGAAGGAATTTTCCCAAAAAAATGGTTTCTTGACAAATCAAGAGCATCTAGAGATACCAATTGGCCAATCTCTGTAGGAATTTGTCCACTTAAATTGTTTCTTGATAAGTTCAAAGACACCAAACCATCAAGTTCAAAGATTTCTCTCGGGATATTACCTATTAGCTTGTTGCTAGATAGATCGATAAACTTTACTAGACCAAGAGTATTTTTGTACTGAGATAAAGTTCCTTTCCAAATCAAGAAAATTTGTTCATCATAAGAGAAACCTCCAAGagaattataaatataagaaCTTATCACACCAAAGTTGTTCCCATCTTCATTATTATTCATTGATGAAAAATTACCAATACAGTGCGGTATACTTCCAGAGATGTTATTTAGAGAAAAGTCCAACACCTGAAGGTTAAGCAAATGACAGAGATTTTGGGGGATGGTTTCATTAAAATGATTGGATCTCAAGCTGAGAATCTTAAGGTTTTGAAGATTTTCTCCTATCCACAAAGGTATTGGCCCCACTAGATTATTTCTTCCCACATCAAGAAGAAACAAGTCTCTACAATTTTTCATGGATGAAGGCAAATTTCCAATAAAATTGTTGTTATTCAGATGCAATGATGTAATCCAAAACAAGTTGCCAAGAGAACTAGGAATTTTTCCTGATAACTTATTGTTTGACAAAATGAGAAATCGTAAGTCTTGGAGTTTCGAAAAACATTTTGGAAGCTCTCCAACCAATTGATTATCAGAGATATCAAGAAAGTCCAAGTTAAAGTAATTATAATCATAACTAACATTATTACATATTgaatttagatttgaaaatttgttttttgaaagaaataatGCTCGAGCTCTGAATAAAATATTTGGTATTGGACCATCGAAATGATTTGAGCTCAAATCAACGAACTGAAATGTCGTTGTTGATGGATAATAATCATTCAAGACTATAGCCCCACTGATTTGGTTGTTAGAAAGATTCACATTAGATAAAGGAGCAGTCAAATTCCAAAACCATTTGGGAatagattgtgaaattcctGAATTAGAAATATCTATATGTGAGAGATTGTTTTGAGTTTTTAGCCACTTTGGAAATTGAAACCCCATTTTACAATTCTGAAGCCCAAGAAATTGTAAATGAAAGGGAGGAATCCAGTCAGGAGAGACATTCAATTGCAGGTGTTTATTAAGTGACAAATCCAGATGATACAACCCCGAGAGCTTTGAGAAAAATGCTTCAGAAATCACACCTTCGAGTGAGTTTTTAGATAGATCCAAAACCTCCAAATGCCTTAAATTGCCAATACTTTCTTCTACTTGTCCATGCAATCGATTTGAGCCCAGTCTGAGCTCTTTCAAAGATGAGAGTGGTGTAACATTGACAAACATTGTGGTGATTTGATTGGAGCTTAAATCCAAATTCTCCAAAGAGTAATGTGCACATGACCTAAACGACAATTCACTAAGATTAGGGAGTGCTCCGCTAAGATTGTTATCACTGGCATGAAATGATCGTAGTGTACACATATTCCAAAATGATTTGGGAATTTCACCACTGAGATTATTATAGCTAAGATCAAGATGTTTTAAGACAGTCAAGTTCCCAAAATCATTAATTCCAAAATCTTGTGGAAATGAACTTAACGAGTTATGAGAAAGATCAAGGTGTTCTAAGAAAGTACTCAAGTTCCCAAAATCATTTAGAATAGAATTTTCTAAATTATTATAGCTAAGGTCAAGATATGTGA is a genomic window of Cannabis sativa cultivar Pink pepper isolate KNU-18-1 chromosome 9, ASM2916894v1, whole genome shotgun sequence containing:
- the LOC133031091 gene encoding receptor-like protein EIX2 isoform X1: MDRSFSHKMIVIFLVILLYTRVVSTESSSSSSSSNNMMMMMIRCKDVEREALLKFKQDLNADTLLSSWGSEEHKRECCDWIGIRCHNKSGHVISLDISPSTFSFEDITEYRMTKSHDPGNKYAISSLLLELQNLRYLCLSLMNLEVQFPSFIGNPPKLQYLDLSSNSLSGEIPPQFGNLTSLQYLDLSYNYDLIIKNLDWVSTLSSLRHLDLSYTDLSEVKNVFQPILLGNKLHHLTNLKLRASHLGEISPSFHSHVNSSKSLSILDLSENDISIHIFQWLFSSMPNLVHLDFSRNSLSSFPQDFGINSTTTALQHLDLSWNQIQGIIPNSFKTTMVSLTYLDLSYNNLENSILNDFGNLSTFLEHLDLSHNSLSSFPQDFGINDFGNLTVLKHLDLSYNNLSGEIPKSFWNMCTLRSFHASDNNLSGALPNLSELSFRSCAHYSLENLDLSSNQITTMFVNVTPLSSLKELRLGSNRLHGQVEESIGNLRHLEVLDLSKNSLEGVISEAFFSKLSGLYHLDLSLNKHLQLNVSPDWIPPFHLQFLGLQNCKMGFQFPKWLKTQNNLSHIDISNSGISQSIPKWFWNLTAPLSNVNLSNNQISGAIVLNDYYPSTTTFQFVDLSSNHFDGPIPNILFRARALFLSKNKFSNLNSICNNVSYDYNYFNLDFLDISDNQLVGELPKCFSKLQDLRFLILSNNKLSGKIPSSLGNLFWITSLHLNNNNFIGNLPSSMKNCRDLFLLDVGRNNLVGPIPLWIGENLQNLKILSLRSNHFNETIPQNLCHLLNLQVLDFSLNNISGSIPHCIGNFSSMNNNEDGNNFGVISSYIYNSLGGFSYDEQIFLIWKGTLSQYKNTLGLVKFIDLSSNKLIGNIPREIFELDGLVSLNLSRNNLSGQIPTEIGQLVSLDALDLSRNHFFGKIPSSLSKVDRLSTLDLSWNNLSGKIPTSPQLQARDETSYIGNPKLCGSPLLKKCQPAPPLHLGDEHKENEDELITKGFFISLGVGFVVGFWGICFTLIFNKSLRYASLKFLNDVEDWMYVTTRLIRRKYFN
- the LOC133031091 gene encoding receptor-like protein EIX2 isoform X2; the protein is MDRSFSHKMIVIFLVILLYTRVVSTESSSSSSSSNNMMMMMIRCKDVEREALLKFKQDLNADTLLSSWGSEEHKRECCDWIGIRCHNKSGHVISLDISPSTFSFEDITEYRMTKSHDPGTLSQYKNTLGLVKFIDLSSNKLIGNIPREIFELDGLVSLNLSRNNLSGQIPTEIGQLVSLDALDLSRNHFFGKIPSSLSKVDRLSTLDLSWNNLSGKIPTSPQLQARDETSYIGNPKLCGSPLLKKCQPAPPLHLGDEHKENEDELITKGFFISLGVGFVVGFWGICFTLIFNKSLRYASLKFLNDVEDWMYVTTRLIRRKYFN